A window from Meiothermus sp. CFH 77666 encodes these proteins:
- a CDS encoding PLP-dependent aminotransferase family protein — MALYRHIAEEFRTRIAKGELPPGTRLPTVRALAREVGTTRLTIHNAYRELQTDGLIESVVGRGTFVSAQAQPTAQPSFSERLEPDSVLSDLHRLQHTRVLHNLALATADPALFPYEAFWACLEAFKPLAKEVFGYGSVMGEPELRVSLSELLEQRGVRADPEEVLVTVGGLQGLALVCRALAEPGEEVLLEEPTYLGLLGILKQFRLKPLPVQLDAEGPRLEELEALLKRHRPRFYYTIPSYHNPTGLRFREERLRRLLELAQTYGFTLVEDDTLGLLSYQKVPPTPLLALAQEMGLEAQVVHLASLSKVLMPGLRIGYLVASPALLERFTALHNVSDITGPPPLLQRAAAQFIRQGGLKQHLRQVIPIYQKRRDVLLQALKRHMPEGVCWSHPEGGFSCWVSLPRLFSNLELHHQALAQGVAITPGEVFLVQADQAMHFRLCFGAQTAEGLEEGVKELAKLIRLRVSYERA, encoded by the coding sequence ATGGCGTTGTACCGTCATATTGCCGAGGAGTTTCGCACCCGCATTGCCAAGGGCGAACTACCCCCCGGCACCCGCCTGCCCACGGTACGGGCCCTGGCCCGCGAGGTCGGCACCACCCGCCTCACCATTCACAACGCCTACCGCGAGCTGCAAACCGACGGGCTGATCGAGTCGGTGGTGGGGCGGGGTACTTTTGTGAGTGCGCAGGCCCAGCCCACCGCACAGCCCAGCTTTAGCGAGCGGCTGGAGCCCGACTCGGTGCTCTCCGACCTGCACCGCTTGCAGCACACCCGGGTACTGCACAACCTGGCCCTGGCTACCGCCGACCCGGCGCTCTTTCCCTACGAAGCTTTTTGGGCCTGCCTGGAGGCGTTCAAACCCCTGGCCAAAGAGGTGTTTGGCTACGGCTCGGTAATGGGGGAGCCGGAGCTCAGGGTCTCCCTTAGCGAGCTGCTCGAACAGCGCGGGGTGAGGGCCGACCCCGAAGAGGTGCTGGTTACGGTGGGGGGGTTGCAGGGGCTGGCCCTGGTCTGCCGGGCCCTGGCCGAACCCGGCGAAGAGGTGCTCCTGGAAGAGCCCACCTACCTGGGTTTGTTGGGCATCCTCAAGCAGTTCCGCCTCAAACCCCTGCCAGTGCAGCTGGATGCAGAAGGCCCCCGGCTGGAGGAGCTCGAGGCCCTGCTAAAACGCCACCGCCCCCGCTTTTACTACACCATTCCCAGCTACCACAACCCCACCGGGCTGCGCTTCCGCGAAGAGCGGCTCAGGCGGCTTCTGGAGCTGGCCCAGACCTACGGCTTTACCCTGGTCGAAGACGACACCCTGGGCCTTTTGAGCTACCAGAAGGTGCCCCCCACCCCGCTGTTGGCCCTGGCCCAGGAGATGGGCCTGGAAGCCCAGGTCGTTCATCTGGCCAGCCTTTCCAAGGTGCTGATGCCGGGGCTCCGCATTGGCTATTTGGTGGCCTCTCCGGCCCTGCTCGAGCGCTTCACCGCCCTGCACAACGTCTCCGACATCACCGGCCCCCCGCCCCTGTTGCAGCGGGCGGCGGCCCAGTTCATCCGCCAGGGCGGTCTCAAGCAGCACCTGAGGCAGGTGATTCCCATCTACCAGAAGCGCCGGGATGTGCTGCTCCAGGCCCTGAAGCGCCACATGCCTGAAGGTGTGTGCTGGAGCCATCCCGAAGGGGGGTTCTCCTGCTGGGTCAGCCTGCCCCGGCTGTTTTCGAACCTCGAGCTGCACCACCAGGCCCTGGCCCAGGGGGTGGCCATTACTCCGGGTGAGGTTTTTTTGGTACAGGCCGACCAGGCCATGCACTTCCGGCTGTGTTTTGGAGCCCAGACCGCCGAAGGTCTGGAAGAGGGGGTGAAAGAGCTGGCAAAACTGATCCGTCTGCGGGTTTCATACGAACGGGCTTGA